Proteins encoded together in one Hevea brasiliensis isolate MT/VB/25A 57/8 chromosome 16, ASM3005281v1, whole genome shotgun sequence window:
- the LOC110657944 gene encoding nudix hydrolase 18, mitochondrial-like, giving the protein MVALVSQENVVALVSRTGRHLQRYTKAGCRQVVGCIPYKYKNGKRDFLDIEEALEVLVISSQKGKGLLFPKGGWELDETIKEAASRETLEEAGVRGIVERELGMWSFKSKTHDTYYEGYMFPLLVQEELNFWPEKNVRQRKWMSVSDAKECCQHWWMKEALDRLVNRLRSQQQLEQEEVVSCSLSYQSKSNL; this is encoded by the exons ATGGTGGCTTTAGTCTCCCAGGAAAATGTTGTAGCTCTGGTTTCTCGCACGGGTAGACATTTGCAGCGCTACACTAAAGCTGGTTGTCGTCAAGTTGTTGG CTGCATACCATATAAATACAAAAATGGGAAACGAGATTTCTTGGACATTGAAGAAGCGTTAGAAGTTCTTGTTATCAGTTCCCAGAAAGGAAAAGGATTGTTGTTTCCCAAG GGAGGTTGGGAATTAGATGAAACAATAAAAGAGGCAGCTTCAAGAGAGACATTAGAGGAAGCTGGAGTGCGAGGCATTGTTGAG CGTGAATTAGGCATGTGGAGTTTCAAGAGCAAAACACATGACACCTATTATGAAGGCTACATGTTCCCTCTACTTGTTCAGGAGGAATTGAATTTCTGGCCTGAGAAAAACGTTCGTCAAAGAAAATGG ATGAGTGTGTCAGATGCGAAGGAATGCTGTCAACATTGGTGGATGAAGGAAGCCTTAGATAGATTAGTTAATCGACTCAGGTCTCAGCAACAACTTGAACAGGAGGAAGTGGTATCTTGTAGTTTAAGCTACCAGAGCAAATCCAACTTGTAA